In Desulfovibrio sp. TomC, the sequence GTGGTGCTCGAGGTCGAGATGACGGGCAACCCGGAGCTGCTGGAAGGCAACCAGGCCAAAATCCGCGATGCCTTGCTGATGCTGCTGTCGTCCAAGACATCCCAGGATTTGAGCACCCTTGAAGGCAAGATCCTGTTGCGCAAGGAGATCGTGGACCGCCTCAACCAGGCCATCGGCCAACCCAAAGTGTCCCGGGTCTATTTCACGGATTTCGTCATCCAATAAGTAAGCAGCGCCCCGCGCGAGGTAGCCTCATGACTCCCGACGACATTGATCAGGACAAACTTGCCGCGGAATGGGCCGCCGCCCTGGATGACCAGGACGACAAGCCGGCATCGCAAAACGACATCGACGCCCTCTTCGACCAGCCTTCCGGCGGTGGCGGCGGCGGCGGCGGCGGAGACGACGCCCTGGCGGCCGAATGGGCCTCCGCCCTGGCCGACGAGGAAGAAACCTCGATCAAAAGCGAGCGCAATCAGGAAGCCCTGTCGCGTCAAAGCGCCAAGGCCAAGTTCAAGGATTTGACGCAGGAAGCCAAGGCCCAGCGGCCCGAGGCCATCCGCCGCGACTTGGACTTCATCCTGGACATCCCGCTTGACGTGTCGGCCGAACTGGGGCGCACCAAGCTTTTGATCAACGAACTGCTCCAGCTTGGCCAGGGTTCGGTCATCGAACTGAACAAACTGGCCGGCGAACCGCTGGAAATCTATGTCAACGGCAAGCTCGTGGCCCGGGGCGAGGCCGTTGTCATCAACGAAAAGT encodes:
- the fliN gene encoding flagellar motor switch protein FliN; this encodes MTPDDIDQDKLAAEWAAALDDQDDKPASQNDIDALFDQPSGGGGGGGGGDDALAAEWASALADEEETSIKSERNQEALSRQSAKAKFKDLTQEAKAQRPEAIRRDLDFILDIPLDVSAELGRTKLLINELLQLGQGSVIELNKLAGEPLEIYVNGKLVARGEAVVINEKFGVRLTDIISPIERVKQLA